Proteins from a single region of Mytilus trossulus isolate FHL-02 chromosome 2, PNRI_Mtr1.1.1.hap1, whole genome shotgun sequence:
- the LOC134706689 gene encoding 5-hydroxytryptamine receptor-like: MTNNVSVGVYNANIIVTKPSFSFLFENSTQIWNSTENTSTQTFSYVPRYETSYMVVIVIILGCMILSTILGNVFVIAAIVLERSLQGVSNYLILSLAVTDLMVAVLVMPISVVNQVSVFWYLGSELCDMWVSFDVLCCTASILHLVAISLDRFWAVSNIDYIRRRCAKQILIMIVIVWIVSVLISITPLFGWKKEENNPETVGNCLISQDYAYTVLSTVGAFYCPMILMLVLNYKIYTAARSRIRKKHFSSSGSNARPIPCQTITNADVTTHHNSSGSDVSQDGFTVYNGSCINGPEFENTETVPSDYQLNGNGNISDSQLKYLTVPTNVYSFNKPLNPKTSSENNNCSKEIKLKETKEKMRKAKLEMKRERKAARVLGIITGAFIACWLPFFIIAFTAPFCGDLCNIPPEVFSIFLWLGYFNSLLNPIIYTVFNPSFRNAFNKLFFKRKRRLR; encoded by the coding sequence ATGACAAACAATGTGTCTGTAGGAGTTTACAATGCAAATATTATCGTAACTAAACcaagttttagttttttattcGAAAATTCAACTCAAATATGGAACTCGACGGAAAACACGTCGACTCAAACATTTTCGTATGTTCCAAGATACGAAACAAGTTATATGGTGGTTATTGTTATAATTCTCGGATGTATGATACTCTCGACGATACTTGGAAACGTTTTTGTGATTGCTGCTATCGTTTTAGAACGCAGTCTGCAAGGAGTGTCAAACTATTTAATTTTGTCCTTAGCAGTTACCGATTTAATGGTAGCCGTTTTAGTTATGCCGATAAGTGTCGTCAACCAGGTTAGTGTGTTCTGGTACCTCGGCTCAGAACTATGTGATATGTGGGTATCTTTTGACGTTCTTTGTTGTACGGCATCTATATTGCATCTTGTTGCAATTTCGTTGGATCGGTTCTGGGCTGTATCAAACATTGACTATATTCGAAGGCGTTGTGCAAAACAaatactaataatgattgttATAGTTTGGATTGTATCTGTCTTAATTTCTATCACACCTCTATTTGGATGGAAAAAAGAAGAGAATAACCCCGAAACTGTTGGGAATTGTTTGATCAGTCAAGATTACGCATATACTGTACTTTCCACTGTTGGCGCTTTTTATTGTCCTATGATACTCAtgttagttttaaattataaaatatacacaGCTGCAAGATCGAGGATTCGTAAAAAGCATTTTAGTAGTAGTGGTAGTAACGCCAGACCAATTCCATGTCAGACTATTACAAATGCTGACGTCACTACACATCATAACTCATCCGGAAGTGACGTCAGTCAAGATGGCTTCACTGTATATAACGGGTCTTGTATAAATGGACCTGAATTTGAAAACACTGAAACTGTTCCTTCCGATTATCAGCTAAACGGGAATGGAAACATATCCGATTCTCAACTGAAATACTTAACAGTGCCGACAAATGTGTATTCGTTTAACAAACCACTAAATCCGAAAACATCTTCAGAAAACAATAACTGCAGTaaagaaatcaaattaaaagaaactaaAGAGAAAATGAGAAAAGCAAAACTTGAAATGAAACGGGAACGCAAGGCAGCACGGGTTCTTGGAATTATTACTGGTGCGTTTATCGCCTGCTGGCTTCCATTTTTCATTATTGCTTTCACTGCTCCCTTTTGTGGTGACTTATGTAATATTCCACCAGAAGTGTTTAGTATATTTCTATGGCTGGGATATTTTAATAGCTTATTGAATCCAATTATTTATACAGTATTTAATCCTTCTTTCCGAAATGCTTTCAACAAGTTGTTTTTCAAACGGAAACGACGATTAAGATAG